The following are from one region of the Anaeropeptidivorans aminofermentans genome:
- the lysA gene encoding diaminopimelate decarboxylase has translation MIKLNGEVTDRENFFQGADPFELIEKYGSPLYIYNERILRQRVREMKNLVSYENFRVNFSAKANSNIAFLQIVKDEGIDVDAMSPGEIEAELMAGFKPENILYISNNVSEEEMQYAINKGIKTSVDSLSQLEQYGRLNPGGKVAVRFNPGVGAGHHKKVITGGKETKFGVNEEYIPQVKEILEKYSLTLIGINQHIGSLFMDGGSYIEGAKNLINIAKHFEDLEFIDLGGGFGIPYKKQYGEERLNLSGLGEKLSEFIEAFVSEYGKKLIFKIEPGRYISAECGLLLGQVHAVKMNGDEKYIGTDLGFNVLARPMMYDSFHGIEVYTKRENPEKVTEIASIVGNICETGDIIAGKRELPVIHEGDIIGVLDAGAYGMVMSSNYNNRLRPAEVFIRENGEVKLVRKRDNIEDLLKNYISL, from the coding sequence ATGATAAAATTAAACGGAGAAGTTACAGACAGAGAAAACTTTTTTCAAGGAGCCGATCCCTTCGAGCTTATTGAAAAGTACGGATCACCATTATATATTTACAATGAAAGAATTTTAAGACAAAGAGTAAGAGAAATGAAAAATCTTGTTTCCTATGAAAATTTCAGAGTTAATTTTTCTGCGAAGGCAAATTCAAATATTGCTTTTCTTCAAATAGTAAAAGACGAAGGAATAGATGTAGACGCTATGAGCCCCGGAGAAATTGAAGCAGAGCTTATGGCAGGATTTAAGCCTGAAAATATTTTATATATCAGCAATAATGTCTCAGAAGAAGAAATGCAATATGCAATTAATAAAGGCATAAAAACAAGCGTAGACTCCCTTTCTCAGCTTGAACAATACGGCAGGTTAAATCCCGGAGGAAAAGTAGCCGTAAGATTCAACCCCGGCGTAGGCGCAGGCCATCATAAAAAGGTTATAACCGGAGGAAAGGAAACCAAATTCGGCGTTAATGAAGAATATATTCCTCAGGTAAAAGAAATTCTCGAAAAGTACAGCTTAACTCTTATAGGCATAAATCAGCATATCGGCTCTCTGTTTATGGACGGCGGCTCCTATATTGAAGGAGCTAAAAATCTAATAAATATCGCTAAGCATTTTGAAGATTTAGAATTTATAGATCTCGGCGGCGGCTTCGGAATCCCCTATAAAAAGCAGTACGGTGAAGAAAGATTAAATCTTTCCGGCCTTGGGGAGAAGCTTAGTGAATTCATTGAAGCATTTGTATCTGAATACGGCAAAAAGCTCATATTTAAAATTGAGCCCGGCAGATATATTTCAGCAGAATGCGGGCTTCTTCTGGGCCAGGTACATGCTGTAAAAATGAACGGTGACGAAAAATATATCGGCACAGACCTTGGCTTTAATGTTCTTGCAAGGCCAATGATGTATGATTCATTTCATGGAATAGAAGTATATACAAAAAGAGAAAATCCCGAAAAAGTCACTGAAATTGCTTCAATCGTAGGTAATATCTGCGAAACAGGAGATATTATAGCCGGCAAGAGAGAGCTTCCCGTAATCCATGAAGGAGATATCATAGGCGTTTTAGATGCCGGAGCCTACGGAATGGTAATGAGCTCAAATTATAATAACAGGCTTAGGCCTGCAGAAGTTTTTATTCGTGAAAACGGAGAAGTAAAGCTTGTAAGAAAAAGAGATAATATAGAAGATTTATTGAAAAATTATATATCTTTATAA